The Pseudarthrobacter defluvii DNA window TGACGCACCTGATCTTCTTCGGTGAAGCCTCGCCGCACCCCGTGGCGCGCCTGGCCCGCGGCGTCCTGCCCGCGTTCGCTCCGGTCCTGCCGCCGCTGCTCCGCCAGCAGTGGCTCACCGCCAGGGGAATCAGGCTGCTGGCCCAGCCGTTCGTGAACTACCGGAACAGCGCCATCTCCCGCGAGGGCACTCCCCGTGCCGGAAAGTGGCCGCGTCCCGGTCAGCGGCTGCCGGACGCTGCGGCTTCGGTGGACGGGCAACTTGTCCGCCTTCACGAACTGACCGCCGTGCCGGGCATCCACCTTTTGCTGGAGCGCGACGCCGGCCCGCTCGCGCTGGGTGCGGGCCCCGCCGCCGCGGCGGTGGAGAACCGGCCCCAGTTGCTTCACGTGCACCGGCTCGTCAGCCACCCCGGCCGGGGCGTGGTTGCGGTCCGCCCCGACGGTTACGTGGGCTTCCGTTGCGGCGAGGCGGACCCGGCCCAGTTGCTCGACTGGCTCCGTCTGGTCGGTGCCGCCCGGGATTAGGTGCGCCCCGGGACTGCGGCGACCTTCCGCCGTCGTGATGCTCCATCACTTATGGCTCCTAAAGCTGCCTTTTAGGGACCAAACCCGATAGGGCAACGGGGGCGGGGAGGGTAGTTGCGGACGGGCTGCGGGCGTATTCTGGTCAGTTCAAGGCACATCCGCCCACTGTGATCCGCCGAGCGTTTGATCCAACCAGCGTGAGAGGGGAAGTTTCATGACCATCCCGCCAGTGCACGAACCTGAGCCGTTTCCGCCCGAACCCGGTCCGGAGCCTACATCGCCGGATCCCACCCAGCCGCGTCCGCCCGGCCCGCCGTCACCAAATCCGTTCCCGGCACCGCCGGCGCCCGGCCCGCTGCCGGTGCCGGATCCAGGGCCCGCGCCGCTGCGGCCGGACCCCACCAGGGACTGACCGGAACCTGCTGGAACTATGACTCCCAAAAGGGGCCTTCCACACAGCGACAGCTGTGGTGGAGGGTCCCTTTCCTCTGCTGCGGGCAACCCGGTGAAAGGGCCCGGCCGGACCCAAAAAATCACCAAAAAACCGTGGCGCAACCCCTTGAAGACCTGCTGCTGCAGTGCTAAAAAATCTACATCAGAGCGAAGATCAGTACGGGGACCCAAAGAGGATCCCGTAAAGGCTCGGGAGGCGGGCATATCTGTTGACTGCCTTTTTGGGGCGAATCGCCATCTGTGCAACGCCACAGCGCCAGACAGCGCATCGGCAGCTTGGGCCTTGACCTCCCGATACGGCGGCCCCCGGCTTCGGCCGGGGGCCGCCCGTGCGCCGGCTTCCCGACGCCGGCGTCAGACGCTGAATTCCAGCATCAGGGCGGGCAGTTCGTCGGCCAGCTCGCGGGCCAGGAACCCGAGCGGCCCCAGCCTGCTGGCCAGGCGGTCCGCCGCAGCGGCATGCAGGTGGGTTCCCCAGCAGGCTGCCTGGGCGCCGGTGGTTCCGCGGGCACGGAACCCGGCAATCGCTCCCGCGAGGACATCGCCACTTCCGGACGTGCCCAGCCCGCCGTACCCCGTGGTGATCTTCCACAGCTCCGGCTCGTCCGGATTCAGGCCCGGCGGCTGGGTTATCAGCCCCTGGCAGCTGACCACGGCGCCGAACCTGGCGGAAATCTCGGCCAGGTCCTTTTCGAGGTCATTCACGTCCCGTCCCAGCAGAACTTCGGCTTCCTTTGGGTTGGGGGTGAGGATCAGCCGGCCGCGCCAGGGGTCCAGGCGGTCCTCCAGCGGTACCAGTGCGCCCAGGGCGTAGGCGTCGAGGACGACGGCGGGGGCTTCCTTGGCGTCAGCGTCACCTTTGGAGCCGCTGCCAGTGGAGCCGCTTTCGGCGTCTGTCTCGCGCCTGAGCATCGCTTCCAGCAGCTCGCCGGCAAGGTCCGGATCATCCAGGCCAGGCCCCACCAGGACGCTGTCAGCCTTGTCCAGGTAGGAGGCAATCCGGTCCAGCTCGGCCTTGACGGAGCCGTCCGCAGTCTCCGGAAGGCCAATGGACCCGCACTCGGGCATCGCCACCCCGAGCTGTACGGATACCGACTCGGCCACGGCCAGCGTGAGTTTTCCGGCGCCGGCGCGCAGGGCTGCGGCGCCGGCGAGGAGGGCCGCTCCGGGGGTGGCCCGGGCTCCGCCAACCACCAGCACAGAACCCCGGGAATACTTGTCCGAGCCCGGCGCCGGCAGCGGCCACTCCCGCAGGAGCGACGGCGTCACCAGGGTGGCGCCGGATGCATCACCGCGGGCGGACACTGGTGTCTCCCGCGTGCTGGGTGACCGTGACGCCCTGCTCGGCCAGATGGTCGGCCACGTTGAAGCTCTCCAGCGTCCAGGGCCCCACTCCGGAGGGCCGGACGAACCGGGTCAGCGATGCGTTGAGGATGGCCTCCCTGGCCGCCAAGTCCAGCAGTTCCTTTTCGCTGAGCCCTTCCAGGACATACCGGAACAGCATGATCACGGCATCGTGGCACACCAGCATGACCCGCTGGCCCATGCCAAGATTGTTCAGCTCCGCCAGGACGGACCGCAGCCGCAGCGCCACGTCCGCCCAGGATTCCCCTCCCGGCGGCCGATAGTAGAGTTTGCCCAGCCAGTCCCGGCGTTCGGATTCCTCGGGGTAGCGGTTCTCCACGCCCAGCCGGGTGAGGCGGTCCAGGATGCCCAGTTCGCGGTCCCGGAGGCGTTCGTCCGTGCGTACCTGCAGTGGCCAGCCTGCCGTTTCCACGGCAATCTCAGCCGTCTGGCGTGCCCGGGCATACGGGGAGGACACCACCGCGTCCGGGCGGAACTCCGCTGCGATCCGTCCCAGTGCCGTTCCCAGCGCCTTGGCCTGGTCCCTGCCGGTTGCGGACAGGTCCACGTCCGCATCCCGGGCGGGAACCTCGATGACCTCCACGCCAGCCTCGCGGGCCTCCGTAGCCGCAACGTTGCCTTCGCTCTCACCATGCCGGATCAGCAGCAGCTCCACCGCCCCGGCTTGCTGGACAGCCTCCGTCAGGCCGTCGTCGTTGGCTGCTGCCCTGTTCTCTGAAGTGTCCTTCAAGAAATCACCCCGTCCTCACCATGCCGAATGCTGTGCCGAATACAGGGACACTACAAGTCGCGTACCCAGGGGGCGGCGCAAAATAACCGCCGACAGCGGCACCCGCGGCTCAGCGGCGCTGCCTTTGGCCCCTCGCGGGCTATGGCTTCGCGAAGTCGCCGATCCGGCCCTCCCGGAGCGCGGCACCGACGGCCGCGATGCCGCCGTAGTCGGGAAACAGCACGGACTGCCCGGCCACGAAGCCGGAGCCCGCGGTCGGCAGGGTCATGCTGCCGATCGCGTTTACGTCCAGGTTCCGCAGGCTGTACGCGAGGATGGCGGCCTGGACGGGGTCAAAGCCCTTGTCCACGGTGAGGCAGCAGGAGGCGAAATCAACCAGGGACCGCACGGCGTTCACGTCGTTCAGGGCGCCGCCTGAGGTGAGGCGGGCCAGGATGGCGCGGAGCATGATCTGCTGGTCGCGGACCCGCTGGAAGTCGCCGTCCGGGAAAGCGTAGCGCTCGCGGGAAAACTCCAGCGCCGCCTGGCCATCCAGGTGGTTCATGCCGGCGGCGAAGACGTGCTGGGTCTCAATGCTGGACTGGAACGGGATGGGCACGTTGACGTCGATCCCGCCCAGGCCGTCCACCAGGATCTTGAACCCGCCGAAGTCCAGCATCAGGGTGTGGTCGATGGTGATTCCCAGCAGTTGCTGGACTGTGGCTGTCTGCATGTCGATGCCGCCATACTGCAGCGCGGCGTTAATCTTGGCGCCGCCGTAGCCGGGGATATCCACCCAGTTGTCGCGGTTGATCGAGATGAGATACAGGTTCCGACGGTCGGCCGGGACGTGGACCACCATCAGGGAATCTGCCCGCTGGTCCTGGGCTTCGCCGGTGGCTGCCGTGTGCGCGGCCGCGTCCCGTGCCGGAGTGCCCCCGCGGATGTCGCTGCCGATCACCAGGATGTTCATCGGGGCTGCAGGCAGTTCCGGGATCGGGGCAGGCGGGGGTGGGGGAGCAGGCGCAGGCGGGGCCGTTTCAGAAGGAGTTGGGGTAGGCGTAGGCGTTTCGGTAGGGGTCTGGGTCTGGGTGGCTGCCGGCTGCGCTTGCTGGCCGGCGCGGTTCAGGCTGAAGACCGCGACGCCGGCGGCCACCACGAGTGCCAGCACCACCAGTGCCGTGATCCAGCGGCGGCGGCCCAGCGCAACCAGCCAGGCGGGCCGGTGGGCGGATTGGCCTGTGGGCTGCGGCCCGGAGCTGCCGGGGGCCGCCGGTGCCGGACGGATCAGAACCGCCTGGAATGCTCATGACGCCTCACCTCATTGTGACTGGTGGGATCAGTGTCCGTCCGGCAGGGCCCCATTGGCTACAGGAGTAGCCAAACTGTCACCTTACAGCTGGGCGGCGTCCGGGCTCAGCGGCGCATTCAGGCGGGCATGCCGCAGGATGGAGACAATGGCCGGCGCCAGCTGGTCCTCCATCTCCCTGTAGACCTCGGGTGCACGGCGGTACGGGTCCACGATGTCGTTGTCCGTGGGGTCGGCGGGAAGGGAAAGGTGCCGCACGCCGGCGGCCCGGGCAGGCAGCCCGCGCCACAAGCCGGCGTTGGCAGCGAGCCGGGAATCGTCGTCGGGCGCGTTGGTGCCGCCACCCGCAGAAGGTGCGACGGCGGCGGGCTGGCCAGGAGCGTCAGCCGCCCTCCGGTCCAGGACGTCGAGCATGCGGGCAAGCTCGCGGATGGTGAAAGTCCGCTTGAGCAGGGAGGCATCAAGCTGCAGGACCTCGCCGCGGTGCCCGGACGTCATGGTGAGCACCAGGTCCACGCCGCGCAGGATCCTGGGGGTGAGCTGCCGGGCCGCGAACCCGTCGGGGTCGCCGCCGAACGTCCGCACGATGTCCGCCGAGATGGGTTGCATGGGCTCGCCCACCAGGGCGCGCGTGCCGGCGCTGGAGACGTGGAAACCGCCGGGGACCACCTGGTCGAGTCCTGCCTGCAGCAGCCGTTCGGCCACCGGTGACCGGCAGATGTTGCCGGTGCAGACGGTCAGGATTCGTACTGGTGCGGAAGTGTCCAAGGAGATGTTCTCTTTCCCAGCTGGCGGCGGATCCGTTGGGGCCCGTGACTTTCAACTTAACCCGTGCCTTCAACTTAACACGCAACGGCGCGACGCCGGCCCCGGACTGGGTGCCGCCGCCGCGCCGTCCGCCTTTCCCGCCGAGGCAGGAGGGGTGAGGTCCGCGTTGCTAGAGCGTGGCCAGCAGCTGCTTCATCTGCGTGATCTCCGCCTGCTGCGCGTCCACGATGTCATGGGACAGTTTTACGGCGTCCGGGAATTTACCGGCGCTGATCTCCTGCTGTGCCATGTCGATGGCGCCCTCATGATGGCCGATCATCTGCTCCAGGAACAGCCGCGCAGCATCGGTCCCGGTGGCGGACTTGAGCTTGTCGATCCCGTCGTCGTCCACCATGCCCGTCATGCTGTGACCGGTGTGGTCGCTCATCATGGTGGGCATGTTCCAGCCCTTGAGCCAGCCGGTCATCTGCTCGATCTCGGGTGCCTGGGCCGCCTTGATCTTGGTGGCGAGTGCCGTCACTTCCGCGGGCATGTCCTGCTTGCCCAGGATGATGCCGCTCATCTCCACTGCCTGCGCGTGGTGCGGGATCATCATCTGGGAAAACATGATGTCCGCCTGGTTGTGGTCGGCGCTGGCGCTGGGCATCATGCTGGCGCTGGGCATCGTGCTGGACATGGGGCCGGAGCTGCCGTGGTCCATGGGCATGCTGTTGCCGGAACCTGCATTTGCGGCGCAGCCTGCGAGGCCGAGTGAGGCAGCCAGGACGGCAGTAATGGACAGGGTCTTGATGGAGGTCTTCATGGGTGTTGTCCTTCAGGGAAGTAGGTGGACTGGGCCGTGTTGGGGTGGCGCAGTCCGGTTTACGTCCGGCTGATGGACAGGTCGCAGGGTGTGGGGCTGGGCGGCAGATAGTAGTAGGCCGAGCCCGCGCCGCTGTCCGTTGGCAGCAGCGGAAGGGCGGCCAGGGATGCCTGCGGCGGGGAAATAGTGACCGGGCCGCTGGGCGCAGAGGGGACGCAGGGCGCGCCCGATTCCTGCGCATTCGGGCAGGAATCGCCGCAGGCGGCAAAGGCAAAGCCGGGCGCGTCCACGGCAGCTGCGGCGGCGTGGTGGGCGGCATGGGCGGAAAGGTCACCCGCAGCAGAAGGCGCGACGGCGGCGTGCCCGTCCCCGTGCGAGGGGTTGGACACTGCCTCGTGCAGGGCGTTGGACCCTGTCCCGTGCGAGCCATGCCCGGAGGTGAGCACATGCATGCCCAGCAGCCCCGCGATGACGGCCAGGGCAGCTGCGAGCAGCCAGGCACGGCGAAGGAGGGACGCCGCGGCGCGGGTGGTCATGGCCGTCCCTCCTTCCATTGGTCTGGAATGTTCAACGTACCTCGGAAGGGTTCAGTTTCAGGCGCCGGAGGAGCTGGGCGTTCAGTGCCACCACAATCGTGGAGGCGGACATCAGCACCGCCCCCGCCGCGGGGGAGAGCACCACGCCGGCGAACGCCAGGACACCGGCGGCCAAGGGCACGGACAGGACGTTGTAGCCGGTGGCCCATACGAGGTTCTGCCACATCTTCCGGTAGCTTGCCCGGGACAGGTCAACCATGGACAGTACGGCACGCGGATCATTCCCGGCCAGGACCACGCCGGCGGACTCCACTGCCACGTCGGTTCCGGCGCCGATGGCAATCCCCACCTCGGCGCGGGCCAGCGCAGGGGAGTCGTTGACGCCGTCGCCCACCATGGCAACCTTCAGTCCGCGGCCCTGCAGCTCGGCCACTTTCTTGTCCTTGTCCGCGGGCAGGACCTCGGCGAACACCTCGTCGATGTCCAAGTCCGCGGCCACTGCCTTCGCCACCTGGTGCGCATCGCCGGTGACCATGGCCACCTTGACGCCGCGCCGCTGCAGGGCTGACACGGCCTGCCGCGACTCCGGCCGCACCGCGTCCTCCATGCTCACGGCACCCAGGACGTTGCCGTCGTCGACCACGTGCAGCACGGCGGCTCCGCGGTCCATCCATGCCCGCGTGCTGGCCGCCAGAGCGGCGGGTTCGACGACGCCGAGCTCGCGCAGGAGGGCCGGCCCGCCCACGTGCACCGTACGGCCGTCCACGTTGGCCCGGACGCCGCGTCCCGTCAGCGAGGTGAAGCCGGTGGCCGGGGGCAGCGCGAGGTTCCGCGCCTTGGCTGCCCGCACGATGGCCCGCGCCACCGGGTGCTCGCTGTCGGACTCCACGGCGGCGGCTAGGGCCAGTACCGCATCGGCACCTGCTCCTTCAGCCACGGCGATGTCCTTCAGTTCGGGCTCACCGGTGGTCAGGGTGCCGGTCTTGTCGAACAGGACAACGTCGATGGTGCGCATGCGTTCCAGCGCCATCCGGTTCTTGATCAGGACTCCGGCGCGCGCTGCCTGCTCGGTGGAAATGGCGATCACCAGCGGGATGGCCAGGCCAAGGGCGTGCGGGCAGGCAATGACCAGGACGGTGACCGTACGGGTGACGGCGTCGGGGACGCTTCCCAGCAGCGTCCAGGCGATGAACGTCAGGACTCCGGCGCCCGCGGCAAAGCAGAAGAGGAAGGCGGCGGCGCGGTCGGCCAGTGCCTGTGCGCGCGATGACGAGGCCTGTGCTTCCTCCACCAGGCGCTGGATGCCGGCCAGGGCGGTCTGGTCGCCCACAGCCGTGACCCGGACCCGGACGCTGCTGTCCGTGGCCACGGTTCCGGCCACGACGGGGTCGCCGGCTCCGCGCGCCACGGTTTTGGACTCACCGGTAATCATGGATTCGTCGAACTCGGCCTGCCCGTCCACCACGTTGCCGTCGGCGGGCATGCGGGCCCCGGGACGGACCAGGACCAGGTCGCCGGGGTTCAGTTCGGACACGGGAACTGTCTCGGTCCCGCTGTCGGTGATGCGTTCGGCCTCGTCCGGCAGCAGCGCGGCGAGGGCGTCAAGGGCGCCTTGCGCGGACCCGAGGGCGCGCATTTCAATCCAGTGCCCCAGGAGCATGATGGCCACCAGCAGTGCCAGCTCCCACCAGAAGTCGAGGTCGAATCCGCCGATCCCCAGGCTGGTGACCCAGGACGCGGCGAAGGCCACGCTGATGGCCATGGCGATCAGCAGCATCATTCCCGGCGTGCGGTCCTTGAGTTCCTGCAGGCCGCCCTTGAGGAACGGCTGGCCGCCGTAGAGGAAAATCACGGTGCCCAGGACCGGTGGAATCCAGGCGGAGCCGGGGAACTCGGGCGGCATGTAGCCCAGGAGGTGGGCCATCATGGGGCTGAAGTAGACCACAGGGACGGCAAGGGCCAGGGTGAGCCAGAACTTGTTCTTGAACATGGCCGTGCTGTGCCCCGCGTGCTGGCCGTGGGTGTGGACGGTGTGGTCGTCGTCATGCTGCCCGTGTCCACCGTGCCCTGGATGGCCCGCGCCGTGGGCCGGAGGCTCAGTCAGCGTCCCGCTGGGCGGCTGGTGGTGGTCGTGTTGGCCGCCCGGGTGGTGCATGTTGTGGCGGTCCTGCGTGTCGTGCGGGTCCATTGTTCCTCCTTGGAGGCAATCGCTGCCCGGCGCCAACCGGGCCTGCGGAAATATTATGCGGGCTGCGCCATGGGCGCGGTCCGTGTCAGGCCACGGCGTAGCCGGCCGCAGCCACAGCCTGGCGGACGTCGGCGTCAGACGCCGAACCGGTCACGGCAAGCCTGGAGCGGCCGCTTGGCACCAGGTCGACGGAGGCCGAGGTGACGCCCGGAAGGGCTGACACGGCCGTCTCGACAGACTGGACGCAATGACCGCAGGTCATGCCCTCCACCCCGAAGTCGCGCTGGGTGGGGGCAGAGGCGTCCGCAGGGACGACGGCGGAGGGCAGCTCCTGCAGGGCAGTTGCAGGGAGGATGCCGGCGGGCTTTGCAGCGTCGGCAGGGGCGCAGCAGCTGCAGCCGGACGATGCGAGGGGGAGCTGGGGACGGTTCCCGCTGTTCATGTCAGTTCCAATCCGTTGAGGGAAATCAAGGGGCGCTGGGGTTGAACGGCTGTAAAAGGCTGGTGCAGCTGCACCAGCCGGGACATACCACTTCACTGACAACGCCGCCAATTTACCCCCTAGGGGTATCAGGGTCAAGCACCATAACGCATTTTGCAAAGGAGTTCCATGGGACCTCCCGCACTACCTTCTGTTCGCCGGCGCGCCCATACTGGAAGGAGCGAGGACAACGCCGGCCCGCTGGGGGCCGCGTGCGCGCGGGAGGTGGACCTGTGACGGAGCGCAGCGACGTGTACACGTATTCCAGTGCTCTAGGGGACTGTGAAAGCGACGACGCCGGCATCTTCAGGCTGGACATGGAACCGGCAGGCCCAACCTTTCAATGGTCGGACGGGATGTTCCGGCTGCACGGCTACCAGCGGGGCGAGGTTGTTCCCACGCTGGAATTGGTCTTCGCGCACAAGCATCCCGACGACCGGGAGCGGTGCGAAGAAATCGTGGCCCAGGTTTCCAGCACCGGCGGTTTCTTCTGCATGTACCACCGCATCGTCGACGCCAAGGGAAAGACGCGGCGCGTGCTGACCTCCGGCGAGGCGGTCCTTGGCGACAATGGATCAGTTGTGGCGCTGGAAGGCGTGATGGTGGACTTCAGCAAAACCCTGCAGCGCGAAACCGAACAGACGGCGCGTGATGCCGTGGCGGGCGCGACGGCAACCCGCACGGTAATCGACCAGGCCCGGGGCATCCTCATGGGCCAGCTGAAACTTGGCTCCGATGAGGCCTTTCAAATGCTCGTGACCACCAGCAGCCACCGCAACGTCAAACTGGTGGCGGTGGCCGCGGAACTGGTACAGCTGGCCAATTCCCCGGAGGCCCGGATCTACCTGGACCGGGCCGTGCGTGCCATCCAGGTGCATGGCACGGCAGACCACGCCGGAGGCCGCCGCGCGGGCTGAGGCCTGTTACCCGTAGGATGGCAGGAGGTGCGCCGGGAAGTCTGGTCGGCATGGATTTGTCGAACCCGGATTTAAGGACACCTGGATGAACTCCACACCGCCCACCCCACGCCGGAACAGGGTTTTTGGTTCCATCGTCTTTTCGCGCGGCAGTTACGCCGAGGCACTGCGGATCGGGGAGATCCTCCGCAAGGAGACCGTGGGCGGCGCCCTCCTGGTCACCGCCGCCGTCATCGCGCTGATCTGGGCCAACTCCCCGGGATCGGACAGCTACTTCGCCCTTCGGGACTTCAAGGTCGGTTACGAGCCGTGGCATCTTGAACTGAGCCTTGGGGCTTGGGCGGCGGACGGGCTGCTGGCCATCTTCTTCTTCCTGGTGGGCCTGGAGCTCAAACGCGAATTCGTGGCCGGCGACCTCCGCCAGATCAGCAAGTCGGTAGTGCCGGTGGCGGCCGCCGTGGGGGGCGTGGCCGTCCCGGCGGTGATCTACGCCGTCGTCAACCTCGCCAGCCCGGAGACACTCCGCGGCTGGGCCATCCCCACCGCAACCGATATTGCGTTTGCCGTTGCCGTCCTGGCGATTATCGGCTCCCACCTGCCCAGCGCCCTGCGGATCTTCCTGCTCACCCTCGCCGTGGTGGATGACCTCATCGCCATCACCATCATCGCAGTCTTCTACTCCAGCGACATCCAGGTGGGGCCCCTGCTCCTGGCGCTGGTTCCCCTGGCCGTCTACGCCTTCCTGGCGCAGAAGTTCCGCCGGTTCTTTGGCCTCCATGCCGCCGCCGCGTGGCTGGTCCTGCTGCCGCTCGGGGCCGTGACGTGGGCGTTGGTGCACGCCTCCGGCATCCACGCCACCGTGGCCGGGGTGCTGCTGGGCTTCGCGATTCCGGTGATCCGGTCGCAGGCCTCCGGCGGGCCCGACGCCGGCCCCGGGCTGGCCGAGATCTTCGAACACCGGTTCCGTCCGATTTCCGCCGGCGTGGCAGTGCCTGTCTTCGCGTTCTTCTCCGCCGGCGTAGCCGTGGGCGGCTGGGCGGGGCTGGGCTCGGCCCTGGCGGATCCGGTGGCGCTGGGCATCATCCTGGGCTTGGTCCTGGGCAAGCCGATCGGCATCCTGGCCACAACGTGGATCCTCACCAAAGCCACCAGGGCCACCCTGGACAGCTCCTTCAAATGGATCGACGTGTTTGGCGTTGCCCTGCTGGCGGGGATCGGCTTCACCGTTTCCCTGCTCGTTGCGGAGCTCAGCTTCGGCAACGGCAGCCTGCATGACGACCACGCGAAGGTGGGCATCCTGGCCGCGTCACTGATCGCCGCGCTGCTGGCAACGGCCGTGCTGCGGACCCGCAACCGGCAGTACCGGCTCGCCGAAGAGCTGGAGCGGGTGGATTCGGACCACGACGGCGTCCCGGACGTCTACCAGGACCGCGCCTAAAGCCTGCCCGCCCGCGCGCTACGCGGGGGCGAGGGGCTGGGCCGGGGGCTGGGCTGTGGCCGGGACTTCCAGGGTGGCCGGAGCCAGCTCCACGTGGCGGATCTCCAGTGCCTCGGGGTCCAGCAGCTTCCGCGTGCCGGTCCGGGCGTCCAGGATCCAGAAGAGTTCAAGGGCCGGAACGACGTCGGTCACCTTGCCTTTGTGGAAGAGCCTGCCCCTGTGCCACGCCTCGATCTGGTCCCCGATGCGGAGCTGGGCCGTGCGTATTCCTTGTGCCTCCATGATGGACTGCCTCCTGCTGTTGTGTCCCCGTAAGCACAGCTTGCCGTGGACACATTGCCGAAGTGTTTCCGTGGAGTGATTTTCCTGTGTCGCCAGCGGGAATCGAGGCCGATGGGTGGCCTGTCAGGATCTTGTTCGCTGGTCCGGGCCTTGTAGGTTCGGATACGCGAACAGGCTTCTGACACGCGGCCAGAACCGGAGGGGGGCTCAGTCGTCCATGGGGAACGCGACGGCTTCGCCCACCACCCGCAGGCACAGCTCCATCCCGGGCCGGGCGATGGAGGCGTTCCAGTGCCGGATGGTGATCACTTCGCCACCGCCCGGGTAGCGGTGGTCGGCGTGCTCCGCCACTTCCTTGGGCACGTTCAGCTTCAGCCGGACCGTGGTTTCGGGGCCGAAGTAGTCGGTGTCCACCACGACGCCGCGGATGGGG harbors:
- a CDS encoding NAD(P)H-hydrate dehydratase, with product MSARGDASGATLVTPSLLREWPLPAPGSDKYSRGSVLVVGGARATPGAALLAGAAALRAGAGKLTLAVAESVSVQLGVAMPECGSIGLPETADGSVKAELDRIASYLDKADSVLVGPGLDDPDLAGELLEAMLRRETDAESGSTGSGSKGDADAKEAPAVVLDAYALGALVPLEDRLDPWRGRLILTPNPKEAEVLLGRDVNDLEKDLAEISARFGAVVSCQGLITQPPGLNPDEPELWKITTGYGGLGTSGSGDVLAGAIAGFRARGTTGAQAACWGTHLHAAAADRLASRLGPLGFLARELADELPALMLEFSV
- a CDS encoding histidine phosphatase family protein, with protein sequence MKDTSENRAAANDDGLTEAVQQAGAVELLLIRHGESEGNVAATEAREAGVEVIEVPARDADVDLSATGRDQAKALGTALGRIAAEFRPDAVVSSPYARARQTAEIAVETAGWPLQVRTDERLRDRELGILDRLTRLGVENRYPEESERRDWLGKLYYRPPGGESWADVALRLRSVLAELNNLGMGQRVMLVCHDAVIMLFRYVLEGLSEKELLDLAAREAILNASLTRFVRPSGVGPWTLESFNVADHLAEQGVTVTQHAGDTSVRPR
- a CDS encoding LCP family protein; this translates as MVLALVVAAGVAVFSLNRAGQQAQPAATQTQTPTETPTPTPTPSETAPPAPAPPPPPAPIPELPAAPMNILVIGSDIRGGTPARDAAAHTAATGEAQDQRADSLMVVHVPADRRNLYLISINRDNWVDIPGYGGAKINAALQYGGIDMQTATVQQLLGITIDHTLMLDFGGFKILVDGLGGIDVNVPIPFQSSIETQHVFAAGMNHLDGQAALEFSRERYAFPDGDFQRVRDQQIMLRAILARLTSGGALNDVNAVRSLVDFASCCLTVDKGFDPVQAAILAYSLRNLDVNAIGSMTLPTAGSGFVAGQSVLFPDYGGIAAVGAALREGRIGDFAKP
- a CDS encoding arsenate reductase/protein-tyrosine-phosphatase family protein; the protein is MDTSAPVRILTVCTGNICRSPVAERLLQAGLDQVVPGGFHVSSAGTRALVGEPMQPISADIVRTFGGDPDGFAARQLTPRILRGVDLVLTMTSGHRGEVLQLDASLLKRTFTIRELARMLDVLDRRAADAPGQPAAVAPSAGGGTNAPDDDSRLAANAGLWRGLPARAAGVRHLSLPADPTDNDIVDPYRRAPEVYREMEDQLAPAIVSILRHARLNAPLSPDAAQL
- a CDS encoding DUF305 domain-containing protein, which gives rise to MKTSIKTLSITAVLAASLGLAGCAANAGSGNSMPMDHGSSGPMSSTMPSASMMPSASADHNQADIMFSQMMIPHHAQAVEMSGIILGKQDMPAEVTALATKIKAAQAPEIEQMTGWLKGWNMPTMMSDHTGHSMTGMVDDDGIDKLKSATGTDAARLFLEQMIGHHEGAIDMAQQEISAGKFPDAVKLSHDIVDAQQAEITQMKQLLATL
- a CDS encoding heavy metal translocating P-type ATPase, which gives rise to MDPHDTQDRHNMHHPGGQHDHHQPPSGTLTEPPAHGAGHPGHGGHGQHDDDHTVHTHGQHAGHSTAMFKNKFWLTLALAVPVVYFSPMMAHLLGYMPPEFPGSAWIPPVLGTVIFLYGGQPFLKGGLQELKDRTPGMMLLIAMAISVAFAASWVTSLGIGGFDLDFWWELALLVAIMLLGHWIEMRALGSAQGALDALAALLPDEAERITDSGTETVPVSELNPGDLVLVRPGARMPADGNVVDGQAEFDESMITGESKTVARGAGDPVVAGTVATDSSVRVRVTAVGDQTALAGIQRLVEEAQASSSRAQALADRAAAFLFCFAAGAGVLTFIAWTLLGSVPDAVTRTVTVLVIACPHALGLAIPLVIAISTEQAARAGVLIKNRMALERMRTIDVVLFDKTGTLTTGEPELKDIAVAEGAGADAVLALAAAVESDSEHPVARAIVRAAKARNLALPPATGFTSLTGRGVRANVDGRTVHVGGPALLRELGVVEPAALAASTRAWMDRGAAVLHVVDDGNVLGAVSMEDAVRPESRQAVSALQRRGVKVAMVTGDAHQVAKAVAADLDIDEVFAEVLPADKDKKVAELQGRGLKVAMVGDGVNDSPALARAEVGIAIGAGTDVAVESAGVVLAGNDPRAVLSMVDLSRASYRKMWQNLVWATGYNVLSVPLAAGVLAFAGVVLSPAAGAVLMSASTIVVALNAQLLRRLKLNPSEVR
- a CDS encoding cation transporter; the protein is MNSGNRPQLPLASSGCSCCAPADAAKPAGILPATALQELPSAVVPADASAPTQRDFGVEGMTCGHCVQSVETAVSALPGVTSASVDLVPSGRSRLAVTGSASDADVRQAVAAAGYAVA
- a CDS encoding PAS and ANTAR domain-containing protein codes for the protein MTERSDVYTYSSALGDCESDDAGIFRLDMEPAGPTFQWSDGMFRLHGYQRGEVVPTLELVFAHKHPDDRERCEEIVAQVSSTGGFFCMYHRIVDAKGKTRRVLTSGEAVLGDNGSVVALEGVMVDFSKTLQRETEQTARDAVAGATATRTVIDQARGILMGQLKLGSDEAFQMLVTTSSHRNVKLVAVAAELVQLANSPEARIYLDRAVRAIQVHGTADHAGGRRAG
- the nhaA gene encoding Na+/H+ antiporter NhaA; translated protein: MNSTPPTPRRNRVFGSIVFSRGSYAEALRIGEILRKETVGGALLVTAAVIALIWANSPGSDSYFALRDFKVGYEPWHLELSLGAWAADGLLAIFFFLVGLELKREFVAGDLRQISKSVVPVAAAVGGVAVPAVIYAVVNLASPETLRGWAIPTATDIAFAVAVLAIIGSHLPSALRIFLLTLAVVDDLIAITIIAVFYSSDIQVGPLLLALVPLAVYAFLAQKFRRFFGLHAAAAWLVLLPLGAVTWALVHASGIHATVAGVLLGFAIPVIRSQASGGPDAGPGLAEIFEHRFRPISAGVAVPVFAFFSAGVAVGGWAGLGSALADPVALGIILGLVLGKPIGILATTWILTKATRATLDSSFKWIDVFGVALLAGIGFTVSLLVAELSFGNGSLHDDHAKVGILAASLIAALLATAVLRTRNRQYRLAEELERVDSDHDGVPDVYQDRA